The DNA segment ATTAACCTCGATTTACAAACACTAATTATTCTTTGTCCATAAAGTCAAAGATATTTGAATACCAAACCGAATTTATTTAAGTAATATGGAGCATAACAAATTAGAAGGTATCATCCCGGCTGTTTTTACGCCAATGAACGCCGATTATTCGCTCAATACCGGACTAATAGAACATTTGGCCAAAGTTCTGACAAAAAATGGAGTATCCGGATTTTTCGTTGCCGGCACCACGGGAGAAACCACCTCTCTCACCTTAGAGGAACGTATGGAACTGGCTGAAGTGTGGCGCAGTCATACGCCCTCCGGGATGAAACTGATTATTCATGTGGGGCACAATTGTCTGTCTGATGCACAGAAGCTTGCCAGGCATGCCGCCTCCATAAAAGCTGACGGCATTTCCGCCTTCCCTCCCAGTTATTACAAACCTTTACGAATGGAAGAGCTGGTAAATTACTGCAAAGCAATAGCTGACAGCGGTAACGGATTGCCCTTTTATTACTATCACATTCCTTTCCTCACTGGAGTACATGTTAAAATGCACGATTTTATCCGAACCGCTAAGACAAACATTCCCCATTTCACCGGCATCAAATTTACCAATAACGACCTGATGGATTATCGGCTTGCCAGTACATACGGTAAGAATAAATATAATATGCTCTGCGGACTGGATGAAATGTTGCTGCCGGCTATGACAATGGGTGCCAAAGGAGCTGTGGGAGGCACCTATAATTTTGCCGCTCCCCTGTATATTCAGATCATTAAAGCCTACGAAAATAATAATATTGAGACGGCGCAGGCATTGCAGGATAAATCCATTCAGATGATCCAAATTCTCCAACAATATGGCGGAGCCATTACCGCTGGCAAAAGCATTATGAAAATGCTTGGCATAGACTGCGGACCCTGTCGCCTGCCACTCAGAACACTGACACGGAAAGATGAAGAGACGCTCCAAAAGGAACTGGATGATATTTCTTTCTTTCAATATG comes from the Bacteroidales bacterium genome and includes:
- a CDS encoding dihydrodipicolinate synthase family protein, producing MEHNKLEGIIPAVFTPMNADYSLNTGLIEHLAKVLTKNGVSGFFVAGTTGETTSLTLEERMELAEVWRSHTPSGMKLIIHVGHNCLSDAQKLARHAASIKADGISAFPPSYYKPLRMEELVNYCKAIADSGNGLPFYYYHIPFLTGVHVKMHDFIRTAKTNIPHFTGIKFTNNDLMDYRLASTYGKNKYNMLCGLDEMLLPAMTMGAKGAVGGTYNFAAPLYIQIIKAYENNNIETAQALQDKSIQMIQILQQYGGAITAGKSIMKMLGIDCGPCRLPLRTLTRKDEETLQKELDDISFFQYAIK